CGAAAATAgcatgacctttaaaacgtgacaAAGAAAAGCGTCATCTTTCATTTTATTGCAATTTCAACATTAGGGGCATTTTTGCTGATGTGACAGGACACGCGGCACACCCATCAAGTTTTAAATTCAGCAAAATTTCATCGAAAAATGTGCGAATGTTGAACTTAACATAAACGAAAGGTTGTGCCTTTATTTGCCACATTTAAAAAGTCATgttattttcttaaaaagatgtaaaattcatgatttttggtgtaattaatccttttatttaccaaaatttaaaaaacatgtagttgattcatttgattatgaaataATAAATGCATTTCCctaatattttgatatttaagctTTCACGTTCTATATAATTAAGCGAagaaaggatcaattcacctcctcaacttggcacaaaatatcaaatgagtcattttaaacgtttttagaTTAAACAGATCAGCAACTTGCGTTTTTCGCTCAAATCAGCCACTCTAACACAAAAGCACATCCAAAAAGTGAGATtgctaattaattctaattaatcacGATTACAACCTTAATAAAACgcaattaaaattctaattagatCTAATTAGTctaattatgttatttaaacacCTAAAATATAAACCACCGGAAACCGCCGTTGGAAACTGCCCGACCCCCTCTGTCACAAACCGCTCCTCATtggaggagctgctcctcctcgtTTTCGAGAAGCAGCAACTCCTCAAGGACTTGTTGCTcgctgctcctcgcctgagcaCGTGGTGGGGGACGAACTTGCTTAAAGAGGTGGTGGGGGACGAAGGCGGCGACAGACAGTGGTGGCCggaacaaagaaaaaaaaagaaggaagaagaagaaagaaaagaaaggggaatggaagaagaaggagggaaaaatagaaaaggaccttttattttttattaaaagttaaattagttattgaatttttaaaaattaaaaaatgtaattgaaaattaagaTTATTAAGTATTAATCtaagagataaataaaatattgagggttttttaataccttttctattttttccggAAAGTGTAACACATTTGCTTAGCTGGGAGTGGGGGAGGGGCTTTTTGACCGAAACCCGCAAATTGCGGGTCTATTTGATCTAAAAACGtccaaaatgatttttttgatatttcgtggcaagttgagggggtgaattgatcctttggtCATAATTAAGCTCACTAATGCATTCTTAAGAACTAACCGTTGTGATATGGCGGTAATCTAACTACTATTTTTATAAGAGAAAAATAAGGGACggatttgaaaacaaataacaAGATAAAGGATTATTCTGCAAACAAACATAAACTTATTACATGCCAAGTAGATTGTAGTAGACCTACGAGGTGGTCGTATGCATAAACTGCAAGACAGTAGTTGTTGGTCTCCATTTCtcattttctctctctagatTTTTTGAAATTCTCTCTCTAATCTGTAGCTGAACagcaaaccctaatttttttgtCAGCCAATTTTGACATTCACTTAACAATGGGTTCTGAAGGATCAAGTGTTGTTGGTAAGTGAGCTCTTTGAATTATTATAAACCCTagtttttttttaccaattctttatttcttaaatttgattaattttatgcGGTTGTGCTTCATTTTACGTTTAAAACTGAGTTTCATTTCTGGGTATAGTAAAAGatcatttttttagttttttttttaaaaaataaattagcttGGATATGAACTGAGATTTGAATCATTGGGCATTCTGGTGTACGAAATTTATTGATAAGATCAAATAGTAGAGACTATTTCTGACTGTAGTTCACAGTTTGAAACTTTGATTGGAATTGCCCTGCTTTAGTAACTTCATTAGCAATGAAGTGGAGGATTCGTAATGTAAGAACAATTTTTGAGAGGATGAAGGCTCGTAATGGTTTAATTGCTCTCGTTGTTTGTAATTCAATTGCTTCTCTAATGTTGCAAAAGAGTCTGAGATGTTGTAGTACCAGAGAATAGTTATAAATAAAGCAGCCTTCCCTTGGGTTTAACTTATCCTTTGTTGCATGAAAAAGCAAATGCTGCCGTAGTTGAAGGTACTGATACAGACATATAAACTAACAATGCCATGGGTTGTAAACCTCTTTCATTCGAATTCATTgatatttaacaattttaagaAGACAAATCAGAAAAAATAATAACTTGGAACTTTATATGCTGGGGTTGGTGACTTGGTgccatgcatcatatctttttCGCAGCTAGTACATGTATCTCCATGAAGTCGTTAGAAGGTTGAAACTTTGTTAGAtcagttagattatattaaatactaaaGATTTGATAATGGTATGTATCGTGTAGAGGGATTGATGTAGGAGATttgagaaattcattttatgtatgttaaatgtttgaataGTAAAACGACAGAAGTAACCTTTTCAGAATTTCAGGTCAGGAAATTAAGTGAAAAGAAAGAATCCCACTTAGAATGATTTAGGCAATCACACCGAAAAGAGGTCCAAGGCAATCACGCTTAGGATTGTGAACTGAATCAATATAATTCAAAGTAGCAGAGCTGATATTTTATACTAATTCTCCGGATTTAAAAATATAGCACGGCTAGATTAAGTGTTTTATAACGACAAAATATATAGTATTCTCCAATTTTTTGACTTGTGGCTTTAAACGCTTGGTATGCTGCATTAGTGCTTTACAGTATGCACTATGCATAATAATATGACGAGCactatcatttttattttattagaggGTTCTTTCTTGGAGAGTTTGCCATGGTAGTTACAAACTTACAGCTGCATTGCTCAAGTAAAAAAAGCAATTAACCTGCTTGTTAGTATTATAATGTGAGACATGtcgtttttctttttccttAAACAGTCAATTTGCGTAAGACTAATTCTAGTTAGATACTCTAACCAATGGAACTTCCTAGAGTTTTCATACATGAGGATAGAATAATTATAACTAATATTTTTGGCGGCATTTGCAGTGCCCAGGAATTTCAGATTACTGGAAGAGCTTGAGAGAGGGGAGAAGGGGATTGGAGATGGAACTGTCAGCTATGGAATGGATGATGCTGATGATATTTTGATGCAATCATGGACAGGAACTATTATTGGACCCCCAAGTGTATGCATCTTTTTCCTCATTTTATCTTTCTCATGTTGGTTGTGCATGCTAGTGGATGTACTTGGATTTGGGAGGTCTGCTAATAGTTGTGTGATCTAAATCTCACAATAATGGTAAACATCAATTCGTATCACCATTTTTCATCGTTTTGGGAATAGATTTAACCATGGTGATTACCATCTGGGTACAATTTACAATTGATGAGTGCAGTCACCTTCTTATTCTCATTTCTTTATGTGGTTAAGGATTAATATTAGCAAGTGTTCATCGTTTGTTCTATTCTAGTGGCCTCATGCCATTGATCTAGCAACAGAAAACTTTTGTTCTTATGTTtattactccctctgtcccattctaattgagaaaatttcaattgcacattatttaagaaattttagtaacattacttttatatccttatattacattaaatgcatcacaactttttaaaaatatgctttctaaatgcattaattgaagagggtataaagagaaaagtagtgtgaaaagtactttataaatagaaactgtcaattagaatgggacacccaaaaagaaaatagtgttcaattagaatgggacggagggagtagttgtTATGAACTattattgaaattgaaaattatggACTGTCCACTTGAATTGCTACCGTCTCCTATCTTGGTTGAGGTGTCAGTTTCTGAGCTGTTTCCTTCCCAGTCAACAATTTATAATTACCTTTTTCTGACAGATTTTTCCGAAGTCCTGATAAAAAATCTACCCCTGCCCCTCTTTTAATAGTTTTTATCAAGTTTCTGGACTTATCTAGGGAATTCTAAATGTAGCAACCTACTTTGTGGGATATGTTTCAGCAGAAGTAGCAATCGAGTGCATGCTTGTGGTTTTATGGGCTGATAATGTTTTCTCAGTCCCATGACGACAGAAATTTCTTGCATCCTCTATTCGGGTTCCGAAACACAATTCTGGCTGTATGCATTTAGAGAAAGAAACCTATTGCCCCTTGCTAACCCTTTCCCAAGTTTAAAAAAAGAATTGGTTTGATTGAAACCTGGTTTGGAATGAAATCAAATGATTATGGCTCTTGTAATAAGAAAGAGAGCGATAAACAAGTGATTCTTTTGTGACAACCCTGTTAATGGGTTTGTATTCTGTTTGTTTGTCAGTGCAATCCATTGGGTCTCTTTCTTGACATTGACGTATCCTTTGTCCATTTATGAATTTGGTTTTGCACTCACAGTCGATTTTAATTTTCATCATTTTTCCACATAAAATAGTAATGAATTTATTTGTGCTACTTGTCAGACTGTTCACGAGGGTCGTATCTACCAGTTGAAATTATTTTGTGGAACAGATTATCCAGATAATCCACCAACCGTAAGGTTCCAGTCCCGCGTAAATATGACCTGTGTCAATCCTGAAACTGGAGCGGTAAGTGGGATTATGTTTATTTAGTTCTCCTAGGCTGTGATTTTGAGTAATTGAAAATAGGCTTACGGGTGACAAATTTATCAGGTCGAACCTAGTGTATTCCCTATGCTTGCTAATTGGAAGAGGGAGTACACAATGGAGGATATATTGACTCAATTGAAGAAAGAAATGGTGTTACCGCAAAACCGGAAGCTTGCTCAGCCTCCTGAAGGTTTGCAATCTTGCTTTTATTATTTCTGATTATTTCAATTGTTCTTTGCCGTAAATTAGTCTACAGATATATATTCACATAGATTTTGCAATTGCAGGAAACGAAGAGGGAAGGATGGATCAAAAAGGGCTTGTGTTGAAGTGTTGTATTCTCTAAGCTGTGTGAACAAGAAACTGTATATAGGTAATACACTATTCCTCCTACTGGTATGTAATCTTGTGTATGATGAGAAAAATGACATGGTGGCTAAAATAATTATAACTCGATGAATTGTcccacatttttaacaatttatatttgCTGTGCCAATTCTAATAGCGTAAAAACACTCCCCTTTTATTTCAGTTTCCATCTTTATGATTCGGTGTGTGTTCTATGCATGAAGAAATGTGTGTACTTGTCATATTTATATACCATGGAAGCTTTTTCCTTTTTTCCTCTTATGAAAAGAACAATCTTTGGTGTCTTGGAATTTCAAGTTTAACACGCATACAATGATTCTTTTCATTAACCTTAGTTAGTTTAATGGATGCAAAATGCATTTTTAGGTCCTTGTCCTTTTTCACCTTATGGCATTGAATCCCCACATTTTTATATGTCAATGTTGAGTCCCTACGCTTTAAATTTTGTAGATAACAAGCCCTTCCGTCACGGAAATAAAGTACACGTGCTGTTACTGCGGCTGgaataaatttttcatttgttcttttactttaattttattaaaatttagtccctacacttttagttttgttgatattaagttcttagattgttttttttaatacttaATACTTTTTGTGATGGAGGGATCCAgtgtctataaaattaaaagtgtaagAACTctatattgataaataaaagtagATGGATCAAATTCCAAAATACAATTAGTTCAGGATCAAAAAATGTGTTATACCTTAACTAGAGTTTGAGTATTAATTTTGAACACAACTATGGATGCTATTGTCAACTAAGGGATCTGGTCATGATATGTTCATATAATGTTTTTTGATCCAACGTGTAGTCATGTACCATGTTCTCATCTTATCCTGTGTCACCATACGTCTGTTTAATACAATaatctattaattataaatgtgATATATATGGCTTAAAATCTTAAAGTAAGATTTAATAGCTGACGGCTCTTAAACTTCACTCCAAAACCATGCATGCTTAAGATAATTTGGTTGCTCCATGTTTGGTTTAGAGGCTGAGTGATGTTTGATTTAGAAGTTGTGGGAGGTTGAGAGGTGGTTATATAAAAAGTTTTAAGTTGGAGTGTCGGTTGCTGGAGTTTGAGCTTGGTTCgttaagttatttttttatgaaatgatTCGGTTAAATTGATTAGAAAAGTTGAGTGTTTAAAATATtgtgatatatttatattagtgtttttaaagtttaaaaccGAAGCAAACCTACAATATATATAATCCGAATTAATCATTTTTCAGTTTAATTCGATTTCCGGTTAATTTGGTTCGATGTACTCCctagacggagggagtactaaacAAGCCTTAATTTTTTACACGGTTAGCATATTATAAGCTGCACAAAACAGGGTATTTAAAAACAGCAAGCAATCAAATAATGTGAATGAAATGGGTAAATTTATTGGCAATTTACGCTACATATATAGTCACCAAAATAAATGCCCTAATTTAGGCGATGAGTTGATTCTATTCTATGTATGGGGGGAGAGTGGAAGTGGCGTAAAAgcatttagcatcacttttttctTTGTTGTTCCTCTTAAGCTACACTTTTTAAGTTatcctttcttttatttttattttttgtttgttgtaTTCACATTACTCCTCAATTTTTATTTCCTTTATTCCTCCATTTCTTTACTTCCTTTATTAAAGCTAAATTTCTCTTTGATTTATGTCCTTTTTATTATGTCTATAACTTTTATTCAAATCACCTTAGGATGTTTGGTTCGAGACGCGATGCTCTCCTTCCCCTAAAATTATAGAAGAAATTGGAAAACTAATATGTCGATAAACTAGCTTCAAGGGACATTTCAATTCGAAAATTTTATAGTTTGAACTGTAATTTGAAGcaaactaaatatttttttattatgattcaATTGAAATGGCTAAACATAATTAACTTGGATGTGAATGAATAAAAAGTTCGTTTTCGGTTTTAGTTTGACTTTTATCACTAGTTAACCAAatcgacaaaaaaattaaacttcaaAATGACGTCATTTTGATAATATATCAATGTTTATCAAAGTATTGTTAAATGCAAAGCTacttaaacaaaaatattctGGTCGATTTGTGTGATTCCCCACATGGTTATTATTATATCGCATAATGAAGCAATAATATATTgtacaaaggatcattttaccccctcaaTTTGGTCTAAAATTTCAAACAAGTCCAAAGCTAGTTTGAACAAATTCAGGGTATAagtaaaatactaaaatatttatagCTTTACTTGGCCAATAAAGTTAATGTCAAAATCTTTTGACACttcaaatcatatttttttttagtataaCATACATTAGACACTTTGGATGAGTTCTAATTATGGTACCTTTAATTTTTCCATATCTAGACTCGTTTCTGCTCAAACTTCTTGTGGAAAACAAAGCTCTTatctcaaattttaaacggctgcatattTGAATATGATTAAATCCGCGACCTTATTTATATGACTTTTTTTAGAACAAGGGATAAATTCACCCCCTCGGCTTGGCACGAAATATAAAAGAAGTTATTTTCGAGTAAATCGGATCAGTTGAACCCACAAGTGAGCAAATTCGGATCAGTTGAACCCACAAGTGAGCAAATTCGGATCAATTCAACCCACAACGTAGCAAAAACGGataaatttcaccttttttaccaaAAAAAGAGAGTAAGATTAActaattcaaattattttttaaacaaaaatagggactttttttcttttttcccctttctttttctttcgtcCCACCGCCGCTACCCATCGCCTGAAAATCAAATACTGACAACCACCACCGCCACACACCGCTCTATCGCCGCTACCGTTAGCCGCCATCGAGGAGGATTTGCTCCTCCGAAATGAGGAGTAACAGCTCCTCATTCGCAAGGAGCTggcgaggagcagcagctcctcgttTTGAAGGACCGTCGGCGGTGAAATCAGAATGGAGGGAGTTGACCGGAgaggaaggaaaaaaaagaaaacaagtcccttaatttttgtttaaaaaaataatctaatttttgaagttttaaaatataaggcaaaaattgaaatttaataatcattaagcgttaattttaaaaataaaaaaaaattctaattgagttttattttgaactttttaccATTTAAAACTGGAAAGTGTTCCACTTTTTGGAGGAGGTGTGATTTAATACGAAAATGAGAAAGTGGTGGATTTATTTCatccaaaaattttaaaaatgacttTATTGATATTTGATGCCAATTTGAGGAGGTAAATTGATTAATCCATggtaccttttttttttttctaattcatAATAATAGCACTAAAACATGGCTTATTTTGTATTCGAAACATCTGATTTGAAAGCATAACGTATCAGAAAcaacattataataataataatgagaattttgtttttaactCTTTATCTTTATAAATCAGAGCTGTCTTTCCATTATAATTCAATTACAAACATCCCAACAACATTCAATTACAGCAAAACCAATATTTTTTTCACTTctcttatttttcttcttcttcaatataAACAAATCCGATTTTCTCGCCAACCAAACACCACTTTTTCCCTCTACCTATGGCTCCTACCACCGTAACAGCTGAAAACCAACAAAAGGgtatgtataatttatatgaTTCATCTctgattaattttctttttttttttttgtaatttgtatttttctcaaatgaaaaatttgaggggaattatattttgtattttgttggTTAATGATTATTATGTGTTGTGTTTTGAAGGGCAATTTGTACCGAATGAACACAATGTTTTACAGAAACATGTTTTGTTCTTCGATAGAAATAAAGATGGAATTGTTTATCCATGGGAGACTTTTCAAGGTAATTTCTCATTAGTTAATTACTTAGTTTAGTATTTAACCGGCTTTTAAATTTGTGTCTcggttaaataaatatattttaatctttttttggATTATTTAGATTTTCATATTTGTGTTTTAgagtcaaataaattattttaagtcattttaaattttatctgtTAATTAGATCACTAAAACTTTCTTAATTTAGGTCGAGTaacttcaaaattataaacctcCAACCCGGACTTTGATCCCGAAACACAAATTTATATACTCTAATTGATTAAGGTGATCTATTGAttcaaaatacaattttaagGATACAATTGAcctgaaaaagttaaaatgtattTCTTTAATCTCGAGACACAAATTTGAGAGGTTGACCTTGTTCATCCAAGTATTTGATAAGAGATTtctgtttttaaaggttttagaGCAATTGGATGTGGTTTCCTCTTATCTACTGCAAGTGCCATTTTCATCAACCTTGGCCTCAGCCGAAAAACTCGCCCTGTATTTTCCTTTTCTCCATCTCTTTACTTATATTATTTAGTgttatttgcatattaaattccaatgttttatgtttttagagaTGTAATCCTATTTTTTAAAACGTCACATCTTACATTCTGACCTTTTGCGCTTTTGCATTGTATAGTGTATAGTCGTTTTTcaccaaaataaaatgttaaaaaaaaatgtataaataaacgGCGCCATTTTGTATAAAACAACTTCACAAAACAGAAATATGCTACACAATGATTCAACGTTGTTAAGAATGAGATCAGATAGAacgtgaaacgttcagatttaaTACGAAAATAACGCtattatttactaatttttgGTGTCCACGCCACAAATGTATCAGAAATTTAATTGGTGTTTCGAATCGTAAAAATATGATACTTGGTATGTGAAactgctaaaattaaaaaatttgtattataattgtaaaataggctaaagtttatgatttagTTTGTTATATCTGTGTATAAAAGAGCTAGCTTAACTCAAGATTTGTTGGTCTTGCTATTCATCTGGATTTTCTCATTTCACTTCATTTAACTTAGCATTTGAATCGATAATTGAACTTTAATCTTTAATATATTGTACCTATGGTcgctgaaaaataaaaattatgtatatatCTTTAAATGTGGTCGAATTTTTAACCTAGAGAGTAATTGGATAATTTTGTAATAGAATTTGAACAGAACATTATCAATCATTTCGTAAGTTTATCGAGTTGTTGTGCATTGCAGGGGAAGTTTCCCTCTCTACTTTTCCCTATCGAGATCAAGAACATCCACAGAGGCAAACATGGAAGCGATTCAGGGGCCTACGACACCGAAGGAAGGTCGCTATAAGAATCCTATAATAAGATTACTTTTGCTTAGATAAAAAGTATGAGAAAacgagaaaaagaaaagatgaCGATAACGTAAAATACaagtttgatattttatggttttttattcttgaatttttaactttttctaGGTTCGTTCATGAAAAATTCGAGGAAATTTTTCGGAAGCAtgcaaaatcaaatccaaatgccCTAACATCAATGGAACTGAAGGCAATGCTAAAGGCAAACAGAGAACCAAAGAACTACGCAGGATGGTtagtttttctaattttaatttcttaagcATGTAAATAATGGCTCGAATTATCAGTAGTCAATCCTATTTCTGATTTCATAGCGTTAATAATAAACATGTGCGGTGAAATTATGATTGCAGGCTTGCAAGCTTTACAGAATGGAAAGTTCTGTACATGCTTTGCAAGGATAAGGACGGTTTGCTGCAGAAAGACACGGTTAGGGCGGTGTATGACGGAAGCGTATTCGAACActtagagaaagaaaaagaatccGCTAAAAAGAAAACGTAATCCTCGTTAACAATCAACTTTAAATTCTCATTCTTTTCGTAAATATGATAACAGGTTGACAGATTATTATGAAGTAGAAGAAACAAGAATAATAAATAGTAGCTTTGAATATCTTATATGCAGTGTtgtgtgaaaaaaaaaaaggttcaaTCATAGGAGTTGGCTGCAGAAGATTTGTGCTTGAATGTGTTTTGTGTAAAGATTTGTGCTTAAATGTGTTTTATGTAAAGATTtgttcttgaatttgtttctatGGAAGCTATGTAATGATTGATGATTGTTAAGCAATTTTtacagaaaattaattttattaatttattaaagttgCTATCTTTTttattaggcctaattacttaaaaaaaaccccaccttgtaacattttttcgtttataccctcacgtaggaaaaagttcatttgtacactttttttgatttttcgttttcatctctaccctaaaatttaaatttttgacaattaaattaattaaagtatgaaaatattataaataattaagattattaatgtttaattagaatataagctgAATATAAatgatcattttgaatattttttcaaatgaaaagaggtcaaattaactctttagggtagagacgaaaatgaaaaatcaaaaaaaggggtataaacgaataaatgttataatgtgggttttttttaagtaattaagcctttttaatactatattaaataaggataGAAATGTTaattctttttatcaattaactatttttttagataaattaaatgGGTGTATTACTTGTACTTATCATAAATTATCCATCAATTTAGGGACAAAGGAACAATTGTTttcctttaaaattttagatctaTTTAATTGAAACTTCTTTACAAGGCATTTTAAGTTatctaaataactaaaaatcaaaagaaaacaaacaataaataaGTAACATTTTTTAAGAGAATAAATAACATTTGTGATGCAATTTCAAATTACCGAATCTCTCagcaataataattattatccTCAATTTTTGTTCTTCATAA
This window of the Mercurialis annua linkage group LG5, ddMerAnnu1.2, whole genome shotgun sequence genome carries:
- the LOC126683444 gene encoding probable peroxygenase 4; the protein is MAPTTVTAENQQKGQFVPNEHNVLQKHVLFFDRNKDGIVYPWETFQGFRAIGCGFLLSTASAIFINLGLSRKTRPGKFPSLLFPIEIKNIHRGKHGSDSGAYDTEGRFVHEKFEEIFRKHAKSNPNALTSMELKAMLKANREPKNYAGWLASFTEWKVLYMLCKDKDGLLQKDTVRAVYDGSVFEHLEKEKESAKKKTVV
- the LOC126681068 gene encoding ubiquitin-conjugating enzyme E2 variant 1B-like gives rise to the protein MGSEGSSVVVPRNFRLLEELERGEKGIGDGTVSYGMDDADDILMQSWTGTIIGPPSTVHEGRIYQLKLFCGTDYPDNPPTVRFQSRVNMTCVNPETGAVEPSVFPMLANWKREYTMEDILTQLKKEMVLPQNRKLAQPPEGNEEGRMDQKGLVLKCCIL